A genomic window from Methanovulcanius yangii includes:
- a CDS encoding nucleoside recognition domain-containing protein gives MVLSPDARWEMVDILATRTVTPGSYEPSLADVAGELTVRPLTGIPVALAALYAFWSIFTSFAGTLMTDGFMVKLFDGYWLPYLQSVWPDPGSWHYFIFVGNPLAESSLEAFGVLTSGFFVSIGVVLPAVLVFYLTMTLMEDSGYLPRLAVLMDTVLHRIGLHGYAIVPTILGLGCNVPAVTATRILETKKQRFIMMTLLALFIPCGAQLGIMMAVIPESVGVVFLCLLIGFGLFGFILSRLIPGENPEILVDVPAYHWPVPEYVAKKLWNRTKAFLKEAVPFVLVGILLVNLLYLGGVIQALADLLEPVFVVWFGVPKETAGPLIAAFLRKDLAIAQLSTIAMTPYQLIASVVLVTIYFPCVATFVVMLREGWRQLLASVAVLLAVVFVYGGMIHAIGILLGVA, from the coding sequence ATGGTCCTGTCACCCGATGCACGGTGGGAGATGGTCGATATCCTCGCGACACGCACCGTCACCCCCGGCAGCTACGAACCGTCCCTTGCGGACGTGGCGGGTGAGCTGACCGTCCGGCCGCTCACGGGAATCCCGGTCGCCCTTGCCGCCCTCTATGCCTTCTGGAGCATCTTCACCTCGTTTGCCGGCACGCTTATGACCGACGGGTTCATGGTGAAGCTCTTCGACGGCTACTGGCTCCCGTACCTCCAGTCCGTCTGGCCCGACCCCGGAAGCTGGCATTACTTCATCTTCGTGGGAAACCCCCTCGCAGAGAGCAGCCTCGAGGCGTTCGGGGTGCTCACGTCGGGATTCTTCGTCTCCATCGGTGTCGTGCTGCCGGCGGTCCTCGTCTTCTACCTGACGATGACCCTCATGGAGGACTCGGGCTACCTGCCGCGGCTGGCCGTCCTGATGGACACCGTCCTTCACCGGATCGGCCTGCACGGGTACGCCATCGTGCCCACGATTCTCGGGCTCGGGTGCAATGTCCCCGCCGTGACCGCCACCCGCATCCTCGAGACGAAGAAGCAGCGGTTCATCATGATGACGCTCCTTGCCCTCTTCATCCCCTGCGGTGCCCAGCTGGGCATCATGATGGCGGTGATCCCGGAGAGCGTCGGGGTGGTCTTCCTCTGCCTTCTCATCGGCTTCGGGCTCTTCGGGTTCATCCTTAGCCGGCTGATTCCGGGGGAGAACCCGGAGATCCTCGTGGATGTGCCGGCCTACCACTGGCCGGTGCCGGAGTACGTGGCAAAGAAGCTCTGGAACCGGACGAAGGCGTTTTTGAAGGAGGCGGTCCCCTTCGTCCTCGTCGGCATCCTCCTCGTCAACCTCCTCTACCTTGGCGGGGTGATCCAGGCGCTCGCCGACCTCCTCGAACCGGTCTTCGTCGTCTGGTTCGGCGTGCCGAAGGAGACCGCGGGTCCGCTCATCGCGGCGTTTCTGCGAAAGGACCTCGCCATCGCCCAGCTCTCCACCATCGCAATGACCCCGTACCAGCTCATCGCCTCCGTGGTGCTCGTCACCATCTACTTCCCCTGTGTCGCCACCTTCGTGGTGATGCTCAGGGAGGGGTGGCGCCAGCTTCTGGCATCGGTTGCGGTGCTCCTTGCCGTGGTCTTTGTCTACGGGGGGATGATCCATGCGATCGGCATCCTTCTGGGGGTGGCATAA
- a CDS encoding winged helix-turn-helix domain-containing protein has protein sequence MQISDSRALHHKEPCMPTDTIPINELRELKAEIAALRSDMNRFSTDTSRLRAASLIADFRSTCAEAIASSYRETGCEAVGNRAGDCARWEKCRPAFAALFDNVLSTIRSGELTPEATKEIYDGIASLRARAPIERCESCFAEAENQLSGQIRLLETIGVGRKNPDTGAIVRSLPEEEAAALFSDALASPVRIQVIKACYDDGKTFTDLSRLTGLRGGNLLFHLEKLIKSGIIHQKGDRGEYRITYRGSELAGAAAELFNKVR, from the coding sequence GTGCAGATTTCTGACTCACGGGCGCTGCACCACAAGGAGCCGTGTATGCCGACAGATACCATACCCATCAATGAACTTCGAGAACTGAAGGCGGAGATTGCCGCCCTCAGGAGTGACATGAACCGGTTTAGCACCGACACATCCCGCCTGCGGGCCGCATCCCTCATTGCAGACTTCCGGAGTACCTGTGCGGAAGCAATTGCAAGCAGTTACCGGGAGACGGGGTGCGAGGCAGTGGGAAACCGGGCAGGGGACTGTGCCAGGTGGGAGAAATGCCGCCCGGCATTCGCGGCGCTCTTTGACAATGTACTGTCCACCATACGGTCGGGAGAGCTCACCCCAGAGGCGACGAAGGAGATCTACGACGGGATTGCCAGCCTGCGGGCACGGGCACCCATTGAGCGGTGCGAATCCTGCTTTGCCGAGGCGGAGAACCAGCTTTCCGGGCAGATCAGGCTGCTTGAAACGATTGGAGTCGGCCGAAAAAACCCGGACACCGGCGCCATCGTCCGTTCCCTCCCCGAGGAGGAAGCGGCCGCACTCTTCAGTGACGCCCTCGCAAGCCCTGTCCGCATCCAGGTGATCAAGGCCTGTTACGACGACGGAAAGACCTTCACCGACCTCTCCAGGCTGACGGGGCTGAGGGGCGGAAATCTCCTCTTCCATCTCGAAAAACTCATCAAGAGCGGCATCATCCACCAGAAGGGCGACCGCGGCGAGTACCGGATCACCTACCGCGGGTCTGAACTGGCCGGTGCCGCCGCAGAACTGTTCAACAAGGTACGATGA
- a CDS encoding FeoB small GTPase domain-containing protein, with translation MVAEAGEVTTVLMVGNPNVGKSALFNRMTGGNAVVSNYPGTTVDFTKGTLIEGNRTYVIIDVPGTYSLEPRDAAEEVAVRMLRHHPDAVVMIVLDATRIERGLYLALEVMERGMPCILAVNMIDAAHEKQITVDTAELQRLLGIPVIPTTAISGEGVRSLAEMLRKARVADVMAVSRRLRGEGGETEPGRGCFGCGGCGGC, from the coding sequence ATGGTGGCGGAGGCAGGTGAGGTCACGACCGTCCTCATGGTCGGCAACCCGAACGTGGGGAAGAGTGCTCTCTTCAACCGGATGACGGGCGGAAATGCGGTGGTCTCGAACTATCCGGGGACGACGGTTGATTTTACGAAGGGAACCCTCATCGAGGGCAACCGGACCTACGTGATCATCGATGTGCCCGGCACGTACTCCCTCGAACCGCGGGATGCGGCGGAGGAGGTCGCGGTCCGGATGCTCCGGCACCATCCGGATGCCGTCGTGATGATCGTCCTCGATGCGACCCGGATTGAACGGGGGCTCTACCTTGCCCTCGAGGTGATGGAGCGGGGCATGCCCTGCATCCTCGCGGTCAATATGATCGATGCCGCCCATGAGAAGCAGATCACCGTCGATACCGCCGAACTTCAGCGCCTCCTTGGCATCCCCGTCATCCCGACGACCGCGATCAGCGGCGAGGGGGTCCGCTCCCTTGCGGAGATGCTGCGCAAGGCGCGGGTGGCGGATGTGATGGCCGTCTCACGGCGGCTGCGAGGCGAAGGCGGGGAGACGGAACCGGGCCGCGGGTGTTTCGGCTGCGGCGGCTGCGGGGGGTGCTGA
- a CDS encoding ferredoxin, which yields MMTKVSIDREECTGCSQCWEDCPEVFEEGPDDNLSRIVKKYRTDDDGAEGDIPDDLVECARDAADSCPVEVITVD from the coding sequence ATGATGACAAAAGTGAGCATTGACCGTGAAGAATGCACCGGGTGTTCCCAGTGCTGGGAAGACTGTCCGGAGGTTTTTGAAGAAGGGCCCGATGACAACCTGAGCCGTATCGTGAAAAAATACCGCACCGATGATGACGGTGCGGAGGGCGACATCCCCGATGACCTCGTCGAATGTGCCCGGGACGCTGCCGACTCGTGTCCCGTCGAGGTCATCACCGTCGACTAA
- a CDS encoding cupin domain-containing protein, whose translation MTEEKRNEIKGAVLRLKDLVAYQEGTVASRMIINKPVGTVTLFSFDEDEGLSEHTAPYDALVTILEGECEVWLSGETHRMTEGDTIIFPANAPHALSAVTKFKMMLTMIRA comes from the coding sequence ATGACGGAAGAGAAACGCAATGAGATCAAAGGGGCCGTTCTGCGCCTCAAAGATCTGGTGGCATACCAGGAGGGAACGGTGGCGAGCAGGATGATCATCAACAAACCGGTCGGGACGGTCACTCTCTTCTCGTTCGACGAGGACGAGGGCCTGAGCGAGCATACCGCGCCCTATGACGCCCTCGTCACCATCCTCGAGGGCGAGTGCGAGGTCTGGCTCTCGGGGGAGACGCACCGGATGACGGAAGGGGATACGATCATCTTCCCGGCAAATGCCCCGCATGCCCTCTCGGCGGTGACGAAGTTCAAGATGATGCTTACGATGATCCGGGCCTGA
- a CDS encoding metal-dependent transcriptional regulator: MYSLSRKAEDYLEAILNVILEKGYARTKDVAGDLGVSPSSVVEMFRKLDAMHLVEYRKYEGVTLTEKGRAVAEVIKFRHDTLKRLFLLLGVSERAADEDACLMEHELSEESIRRIRLFVDFLDSPDAPADVQGAFEAFCRGKAGESGGK, from the coding sequence GTGTACTCCCTCAGCAGGAAGGCGGAAGACTATCTTGAGGCCATATTAAACGTCATTCTCGAGAAGGGCTACGCCCGGACGAAGGATGTGGCGGGCGACCTCGGCGTCAGCCCCTCGAGTGTCGTGGAGATGTTTCGCAAGCTCGATGCCATGCACCTGGTCGAGTACCGGAAATATGAGGGGGTGACCCTGACCGAAAAGGGCCGGGCGGTTGCCGAGGTGATCAAGTTCCGGCACGACACGCTGAAACGGCTGTTTCTCCTCCTTGGCGTCTCCGAACGGGCGGCGGATGAGGATGCGTGCCTGATGGAGCATGAACTCTCCGAGGAGTCAATCCGGCGCATCCGCCTCTTCGTGGACTTCCTGGACTCCCCCGATGCGCCTGCCGACGTACAGGGAGCATTCGAGGCATTTTGCAGGGGGAAGGCCGGCGAATCCGGTGGAAAATGA
- a CDS encoding adenosylcobalamin-dependent ribonucleoside-diphosphate reductase, giving the protein MTGSIAGSVLAARYLRGGETSFSDVCRRVADALGQNDTETAAFFDEMQSLRFLPNSPTLMNAGTDLGQLAACFALHVGDSIPEIFDALKWGALIHQSGGGTGYNFSSIRPKASPVRLTEGVASGPVSFMRIFNEATEVIRQGGRRRGANIGILDVGHPDILEFIRSKQTEGDLANFNISVMASDAFMRRVTGGHTDEVWLTHPCTGEEVTVGAVWDAVVDGIWMNGEPGILFHDEINRHNPTPRLGTIEATNPCGEQPLLPFESCVLGSVNLARFVTDGGVDHEALRRTVAVAVRFLDRVIDVNRYPVPAIEEATKRTRKIGLGVMGVHDALLMLAVPYDTEEARTLCGGIMETMKEAAVAASHALAREDGPFPAWKGSIWEPQTMRNAALTSIAPTGSISLLAECSGGIEPLYSFAYTRKKTINAEFEMIHPHFARALDATVRGLCPSPPEADRRIAEVIRHVRATGTVQDIDWLPPSFRRLYKGALDIGWEDHIGMQAAFQKHVHASISKTINMPRTATRDDVAAAVILAWELRLKGVTIYRTGSRHDEVLVLGEEGGDQPWPSICCRPPELVR; this is encoded by the coding sequence ATGACGGGGAGCATTGCAGGAAGCGTCCTCGCCGCCCGCTACCTCCGGGGCGGGGAGACCTCCTTTTCCGACGTCTGCCGCCGGGTGGCGGACGCTCTTGGGCAGAACGATACCGAGACGGCGGCGTTCTTCGACGAGATGCAGAGCCTGCGCTTTCTGCCGAACTCCCCGACCCTGATGAACGCCGGGACCGACCTCGGCCAGCTCGCCGCCTGCTTCGCCCTCCATGTCGGCGACTCCATCCCGGAGATCTTCGACGCCCTGAAGTGGGGGGCCTTAATCCACCAGAGCGGCGGCGGGACCGGGTACAACTTCTCCTCCATCCGCCCGAAGGCCTCACCCGTCCGGCTGACCGAGGGGGTCGCCTCGGGGCCGGTCTCGTTCATGCGCATATTCAACGAGGCGACCGAGGTGATCCGGCAGGGCGGGCGGCGCCGGGGGGCGAATATCGGTATCCTCGATGTCGGCCACCCGGACATCCTCGAATTCATCCGCTCGAAACAGACCGAGGGCGACCTCGCGAACTTCAACATCTCAGTGATGGCCTCCGACGCCTTCATGCGGCGGGTCACCGGGGGGCATACGGACGAGGTCTGGCTCACCCACCCCTGCACCGGGGAGGAGGTGACGGTGGGCGCCGTCTGGGACGCCGTCGTGGACGGTATCTGGATGAACGGCGAACCCGGCATCCTCTTCCATGACGAGATCAACCGCCACAACCCCACCCCGCGCCTGGGGACGATCGAGGCCACCAACCCCTGCGGGGAACAGCCGCTCCTCCCCTTCGAGAGTTGCGTCCTCGGGTCGGTCAACCTTGCCCGGTTCGTGACGGACGGCGGGGTCGACCACGAGGCGCTCCGGCGGACCGTCGCCGTCGCGGTCCGCTTCCTCGACCGGGTGATCGACGTGAACCGGTACCCCGTCCCGGCCATCGAGGAGGCGACGAAACGGACCCGGAAGATCGGCCTCGGGGTGATGGGGGTGCACGACGCCCTCCTGATGCTCGCCGTCCCCTACGATACGGAGGAGGCGCGGACCCTCTGCGGGGGCATCATGGAGACGATGAAGGAAGCCGCGGTGGCGGCATCCCACGCGCTCGCACGGGAGGACGGTCCGTTCCCTGCCTGGAAGGGGAGCATCTGGGAACCGCAGACGATGCGAAACGCCGCCCTCACCTCCATCGCCCCCACCGGGAGCATCTCCCTTCTGGCGGAATGCTCCGGCGGGATAGAACCCCTCTACTCCTTTGCATATACGAGAAAAAAGACCATCAACGCAGAGTTTGAGATGATTCATCCCCACTTCGCCCGTGCGCTCGATGCCACCGTCCGCGGCCTCTGCCCTTCCCCCCCTGAGGCGGACCGCCGCATCGCGGAGGTGATCCGCCATGTCCGGGCAACGGGCACCGTGCAGGACATCGACTGGCTGCCCCCCTCCTTTCGCCGCCTCTATAAGGGGGCGCTCGACATCGGCTGGGAGGACCATATCGGGATGCAGGCGGCCTTCCAGAAGCATGTTCACGCCTCCATCTCCAAGACCATCAACATGCCCCGAACGGCAACCCGCGACGACGTCGCCGCCGCCGTCATCCTCGCATGGGAGTTGCGCCTCAAGGGCGTGACCATCTACCGCACCGGGAGCCGCCATGATGAGGTGCTCGTCCTCGGAGAGGAGGGGGGCGATCAACCATGGCCGAGCATCTGCTGCCGCCCGCCGGAGCTCGTCCGTTAG
- a CDS encoding FeoA domain-containing protein, with product MMSDNPMFLNTISPGSRVCVTAVEGGHGTRQNLALRGIAEGSVVTVVSSSHGPVVVGVQGTTVALGRGMAAKVRVRRMEI from the coding sequence ATGATGAGTGACAATCCCATGTTCCTGAATACCATATCACCGGGGAGCCGTGTCTGTGTCACGGCAGTGGAAGGCGGCCATGGCACCCGGCAGAATCTTGCCCTGCGGGGCATTGCCGAAGGGTCCGTTGTGACGGTGGTCTCCTCCTCGCACGGACCCGTGGTCGTCGGCGTGCAGGGGACGACGGTCGCCCTCGGACGGGGAATGGCCGCAAAGGTCCGGGTCCGGAGGATGGAGATATGA
- a CDS encoding pyridoxamine 5'-phosphate oxidase family protein encodes MAALTEEMKAAFATIKTFPVATAATDGWPNVVPIGFVELVDDETIWMADNFMKKTLANIKENPKVSLYVWGPETKGCFQIKGDVELKTEGPEFAKMQETVRSKMAQAPAKGLLIMKIRDVYTCTPGPRAGDRLL; translated from the coding sequence ATGGCCGCACTCACAGAAGAGATGAAAGCCGCGTTTGCAACGATCAAGACATTCCCGGTCGCCACCGCCGCAACGGACGGGTGGCCGAACGTGGTCCCCATCGGGTTCGTGGAACTCGTCGACGACGAGACGATCTGGATGGCGGACAACTTCATGAAGAAGACCCTTGCAAACATCAAGGAAAATCCAAAGGTTTCCCTCTATGTCTGGGGCCCTGAAACGAAGGGCTGCTTCCAGATCAAGGGAGACGTTGAGCTGAAGACCGAAGGGCCGGAGTTTGCGAAGATGCAGGAGACCGTCCGGTCGAAGATGGCGCAGGCACCGGCCAAGGGACTTCTGATCATGAAGATCCGTGACGTCTACACCTGCACTCCCGGCCCCCGGGCAGGAGACCGGCTCCTCTGA
- a CDS encoding radical SAM protein gives MGFSYLFGPVPSRRLGVSLGIDLVPLKTCSYNCVYCECGKTTELTTGRKEYFPTEDIIRELDEYLVTGPDLDFITFAGSGEPTLHTGIGEIARHIREHYPAYRMALLTNGSLFFDPQVRREVADIHVVIPSLDAVSEQVFRRIDRPCRELSVDAIIDGLVALKQEHPGEVWLEIFVVPGVNDTDGELALFADVIRRIGPDLVQLNGLDRPGIAAWVHAPTEAEMTRFRDRIGYPATEIVRSPTTRTDIPSFSQDTLESILLIIRRRPSTVEDLSKTCGLHPNEIRKYTDALAAKGLIAERFEERGVFFVAV, from the coding sequence ATGGGATTTTCGTATCTCTTCGGACCGGTTCCTTCCCGGCGACTCGGCGTCTCGCTGGGAATTGATCTCGTCCCCCTGAAGACCTGCAGCTACAACTGCGTCTACTGCGAATGCGGGAAGACGACGGAGCTCACGACCGGACGAAAGGAGTATTTTCCGACGGAGGACATCATCCGTGAACTGGATGAATACCTCGTGACCGGTCCGGACCTCGATTTCATCACCTTTGCCGGGTCGGGTGAGCCGACGCTCCATACGGGTATCGGGGAGATTGCCCGTCATATCCGGGAGCACTATCCTGCATACAGGATGGCGCTTCTGACGAACGGGAGCCTCTTCTTTGACCCGCAGGTGCGCCGGGAGGTCGCCGACATTCATGTGGTCATCCCCTCGCTGGACGCGGTCTCGGAACAGGTATTCAGACGTATCGACCGGCCCTGCAGGGAGCTTTCGGTGGATGCGATCATCGACGGCCTGGTGGCCCTCAAACAGGAGCATCCGGGAGAGGTGTGGCTCGAGATCTTCGTCGTCCCGGGCGTCAATGACACGGACGGGGAGCTCGCCCTCTTTGCGGACGTGATCCGCAGGATCGGTCCCGACCTGGTCCAGCTCAACGGCCTCGACCGCCCCGGCATCGCCGCGTGGGTCCATGCACCGACCGAGGCCGAGATGACGCGGTTTCGTGACCGGATCGGGTATCCGGCAACGGAGATCGTACGAAGCCCGACCACCCGGACGGATATCCCCTCCTTCTCGCAGGACACGCTGGAGTCCATCCTGTTGATCATCCGGCGACGCCCCTCGACCGTCGAGGACCTCTCAAAGACCTGCGGTCTGCACCCGAATGAAATTCGCAAGTACACGGATGCCCTTGCGGCAAAGGGGCTCATTGCGGAGCGGTTCGAGGAACGCGGCGTCTTCTTTGTCGCCGTGTAG
- a CDS encoding NAC family transcription factor: MADDKDGDYCTICGGMVPKGSDVVIITVDGKEVGINRLAFIIREVADHRPEGVAAIKDALLARVKALNYVPTKKEAAYADAVYAEYLKYLKKVE, encoded by the coding sequence ATGGCAGACGACAAGGACGGAGACTACTGCACCATCTGCGGCGGGATGGTCCCGAAGGGAAGCGATGTCGTCATCATCACGGTGGACGGCAAGGAGGTCGGCATCAACCGGCTGGCGTTCATCATCAGGGAGGTGGCGGACCACCGGCCGGAGGGGGTGGCGGCGATCAAAGACGCCCTCCTCGCCCGCGTGAAGGCTCTCAATTATGTTCCGACGAAAAAGGAGGCGGCGTACGCGGACGCCGTCTATGCGGAGTATCTCAAATACCTGAAAAAAGTGGAATGA
- a CDS encoding flavodoxin family protein, with protein sequence MTPDTDTAPPGPPGAGEGGVAIIFHSETGHTRAIARRAASLIGATLIEVKPKYPYCRMGKFLRGGEMAALGLKEAIIPAEIDISPFDIIIVGTPVWSQHPTPVINRAVTVLEGAREGCGAIVFATCFRYAGKATTPVKEALGRAGIPTGKSYIFPNRAPVADCAAALAEGVAALRTGRTS encoded by the coding sequence ATGACACCGGATACCGACACGGCACCTCCCGGCCCCCCCGGTGCGGGGGAGGGAGGGGTTGCCATCATATTCCACTCCGAGACGGGCCATACCCGGGCCATCGCCCGTCGCGCCGCTTCGCTGATCGGGGCGACGCTCATCGAAGTAAAGCCGAAATACCCCTACTGCAGGATGGGTAAATTTCTCCGCGGAGGAGAGATGGCGGCCCTCGGACTGAAGGAGGCGATCATCCCCGCCGAGATCGACATCTCCCCCTTCGATATCATCATCGTGGGAACGCCGGTCTGGTCGCAGCACCCGACGCCCGTGATCAACCGGGCGGTGACCGTCCTTGAGGGGGCACGTGAGGGGTGCGGGGCCATCGTCTTTGCTACCTGCTTCCGGTATGCAGGCAAGGCCACCACGCCCGTAAAGGAGGCGCTCGGACGGGCGGGCATCCCGACCGGAAAGTCCTACATCTTCCCCAACCGGGCCCCGGTCGCCGACTGTGCCGCCGCCCTTGCCGAGGGGGTCGCGGCCCTGCGCACCGGACGGACCTCCTGA
- a CDS encoding cupin domain-containing protein produces the protein MMIVDVAGVPSGPNPHGVDARKIYDTEHAVGVHITLQPGESLKLHKTPVDVFFYVLEGCGIVRIGDEEEEVGPDHLVDSPAQIPHLWRNEGDGIFRVLVVKVPRPVAETKLL, from the coding sequence ATGATGATTGTCGATGTTGCCGGGGTCCCGTCCGGCCCGAACCCGCACGGCGTGGACGCCCGGAAGATCTATGATACGGAGCATGCCGTCGGCGTGCACATCACCCTGCAGCCGGGGGAGTCCCTGAAGCTGCACAAGACACCGGTCGATGTATTCTTCTATGTGCTGGAAGGGTGCGGCATCGTCCGTATCGGCGATGAGGAGGAAGAGGTGGGGCCCGACCATCTGGTCGACAGCCCTGCTCAGATTCCGCATCTCTGGAGAAACGAAGGGGACGGCATCTTCCGGGTGCTCGTCGTGAAGGTGCCGCGGCCGGTGGCGGAGACGAAACTGCTCTGA
- a CDS encoding carboxymuconolactone decarboxylase family protein yields MTTDLYFSMNPDTSTTIDAFLENKEEICDGVFEQFEETLGRIPFILPILRERPDAFAFNGLGDLYTFNPESMGRMTAELIAVAAAAATGADGCLKVHIGAALKEGATREQVRDAIAIAATIGKTGILGGAYRVMRDAIPDEE; encoded by the coding sequence ATGACGACAGATCTCTATTTCTCCATGAATCCAGATACCAGTACCACAATCGATGCATTCCTCGAGAATAAGGAAGAGATCTGCGACGGCGTCTTCGAACAGTTTGAAGAGACACTTGGGCGAATCCCGTTCATCCTGCCCATCCTCAGGGAACGCCCCGACGCTTTTGCCTTCAACGGCCTCGGTGATCTGTATACCTTCAATCCGGAGAGCATGGGCCGTATGACAGCCGAACTGATCGCTGTTGCCGCCGCGGCGGCCACCGGGGCGGATGGCTGCCTGAAGGTGCACATCGGTGCCGCCCTGAAGGAGGGCGCAACACGGGAGCAGGTCCGGGATGCCATCGCGATCGCCGCCACCATCGGCAAGACCGGCATTCTCGGCGGAGCCTACCGCGTCATGCGGGATGCCATCCCCGACGAGGAATAG
- a CDS encoding FeoA family protein yields the protein MKKRLADLASGETGIIDTIHGPVHDLMCLGLRTGKAVKMVTRQPAKGPVVVLSGEVEIAMGIGTAERVDVLVTPPPEV from the coding sequence ATGAAGAAACGCCTTGCAGATCTTGCATCGGGAGAGACCGGCATCATCGATACCATCCACGGCCCTGTCCATGACCTGATGTGCCTGGGGCTCCGGACCGGAAAGGCCGTCAAAATGGTCACACGGCAGCCGGCGAAGGGTCCGGTGGTCGTCCTCTCCGGCGAGGTCGAGATCGCGATGGGCATCGGTACCGCAGAGCGGGTGGATGTGCTCGTCACCCCCCCGCCGGAGGTATAG